The sequence AAGCaactaaaataatgataagTAGACAAAGGAAGTTGATTTAAAACATATTcagactaaaataaaaattattagaagtaCTAGGTATTATGACTTTATTATAATCTAAAATGTATTGAAAGCTCTCAAAAGAATTACACATCCAAATACATATATGAAAGAAAGTTGCTCTCTGAGATGCCTTATGGCTTGCTCTCTATTGCCAAATCTACCTCAAGAGTTGGGTATTCGGACGTCTTACctcaaaaaacacaaaattcaatGAGTAGTTATGATGCCAAAGTCTAAGGATAATATctttatagtaaaaataattttaaataaaatttaataataaacttgACTTGAGAAAACCTTATATAAACCATGATAAcatacttgaaatattttaatggaAACATGGCATTAACAGTTATATATATGTTTGCACTCATATGAATTATGGAAATGTATTATCCATCATGCTCCTCAATTTGATCATATCACAACTAGTTAATTTGAAATAATCAACTGCTATGACACACATCCATTTCAACATGATTATTagataaatagaaataattactaaaatttcTCTCTATCTCACAACCTGAAGATCTacggaggaaaaaaaaaaaaggcaagatAACATTTCATGTAAATTTGTTTACATTTCATAATAACTATAATATATAATCATGGTAAAATAATTTCCTCAAAATAGACTGTTGTACAATATAGTTTAATCCCATTATATAAAGAACTTTCCATTGGTTGTATAGATAGTGCTTATTAGTATTTAAATAGCAAATACTAAGGGCTTGTCTAATTAGcgttttaaaaactgttttggaaaacagtttttaagaatgatttttaaaaatagttttttgtgtttttagaaacaaaattatgtttagcaactaaattctgaaaaatttaaaaaaaaaatgtttgattgagttaataaaaagagtttttcgaaataagtaaaacaaaaaagaagttgtatttttttttaattgagttttttttttcaataaacttaacattgtaaatatataaatattttgttctcttactttttttctcatctttcgAGTATTCCTTGGATATCTCTCCCGTCATATCACTTTTCTTAGTCTGAAAAATAGAGCCACTTCTCCATATGCTTTTCATAATCCCTCAAAATAATCTAAGTTTTTCTCTGTAAATATCAAGAACAGGTCATCATCGTCATCGTCAATTGCGACAAGCAAGTTTGCAATGATGTTGCGtcaaaacaaatataagatCATGCGTATTCTCATCTATGATGTTCTTGAATGGATTTTGATCATTCTTCTAATTTCTTCTCAACTCTCTTTCCCCTCTTATTTAATCGTGAAATTTGTAGACTACTTCTTCCTCAAGAGACCCTACCTCTAGTGTTCTAGGCTTGATCACATTTTTCGAGCTTGAGAAAGGCAAGACTTCTTACAGGGGTCTTCTATGTGAAGCCCACACTACAGAGATTTTGAAACTAGGGTACTGTTGGAATCATAAAAAATTGGTTGAATTGCAAGATATGTGTGAGGATTGCTCGTCCTCATCATGACTTGAATATTGTGAATTATCAAAGAAGATCACTTTCATTTCATGGGTGAAGCAAATTGGTATGATTCAGGGTGATGATGTGCAGATTGTGGAAAATGGGGAGGTAAATTATACTCTCCTTATTTTTTGATTAAATCTTCTTAGAGGGTTTTGGATTGTACCCAGTaagtaaatttgataattagaaaCTGGGATTGATGAAGTTGATAATTCCGATAGAAGTAGATCAGATTTTATGGCTAATCAATACGAGGAAGATGAGGGGACTAATGGAAACAAGGAAATCGGATACTTTCTGATATTGATGCAAGTTCTGGAACAAGAGAAGATGAGGCAAACGAAGATTGTTTCATAGGTAACAGGAGGGAAAATGAGAACATATTATAGACACAGAATAAGTATTCTCtttttgttctctaaacagtgaaaaaataaggaaaacaaagattttttttttttttttttgttttctaaaaaaagacATTTTGGAAACATGGAGAATAATAAGAACAAGGGGATATGCCACttttcaaaaaagttttttgtcctcaagaacaaaaaatagttctaaaaaacaacCAAATCGGGGTTAAGTCTCCCACTTGAAATGGGTAAAAATCATACTTTTTTGTTAAAATCTTTAGAGagaaatgtttgataaaattccATTCTTTGTTAAGGCTGAAGCCTCTTTTCATCAAGTGTTTTCAATatggaaaatttaaaagttGAAGATGTGTATTCTTTTGGTTATCAAGCCTTAGCGGGTGGTGATTCTAAGTGAAAGAATATGATGTTTAAGGGAAAGCATAGTTTCCACATTGCACACAAAGGAGTATAAAGTAGCTTGGGAGGGTATGTATTTGGTTAAGGTGTTGTAGAACATTTTCGGTTATTAGTAATGATATTATAATGAGGGACAccttattaatatatgatattaattagaatGAAGTTGACAATTATTTCATTATCCACTTCCTTGAGCTGCAAAGCTTTTGCCTATTTAGAAGTGTAATCTATAACCACTAATAATATGTGAAattatgaaattcaaatttcatttttaaatatatagaagatataacttttaccattttatttgattgttgaCTTGGAAATAGCTCTAAAACGCgatgttcttttgttttttggtgcTATTTTAAAGCTTTAATTCCATTGTATTCATTATagccaattaattaattaagtaaatgaacgttataaatttgtatattgATATATTTGAAAAGGTTATAAAATTCTAGTTAAATGGATGTtattaatagatttttatttattagtataaatttatttacaaaatgttTAGGGAATTGATGGATCTTAATAGTATATAATGCTTATTAACTTGATAAAgttgaaaacatatttactaaTTTAAACCTTACCCTAGTTTAGAAGAATGAGCTTAAATGGGTTTGGATTGACCAACTTAGGTTGAACATCAAGTTGGGTTGTACTTCGAGTTTGGGCTTTAATCATCAACCCAATCCGATAGCCCAAATTGTATctttagataataaaaaattcatgatgtttgttattttttataatgtataaGTACATGCAATGTAGTATCtcaaataagttaaattttcaaaattttctttaatttttattttcatcccGAAACATttcgaatatatatatatatatatatatatatatatatatatatatatatatatatatatatatatatatattttttttttattgtgaaatgtgcttgcaaataaaattataggaaAACGTATTACGTGTGCATTGCATATATTATATGTagtgttgttattattatctatccaaaaaaaaaattacaatttatttttaattaaatcagGGCGAACGATAATCTTGAATGTTTTAAGTTGCGCGAACCGACTACTAAGGCTACATTTCGGTCAGCAATATAAACAAGAGTTTTGCCCAGCGCTGTGAATGGTGCAACACGTCTATGTAAAAGGCTAGTTATGAGACAGATCGCAATGTATGACATATCTATTCCGCTGTGCTCCACCTCATTACAATGGCAGCACTCATCACAGATGAATAATTATCATCAAAGACTGGGGACCTAGACTAACATAGTCTTATACGCCTACCAAACGAAAACTTCAGGCTTTATTAATGGAGTCCTCCCAAGCTTATAGTGCTGTTAAGCGAACACATGACTAGAAACCATACTCGTCCAAACAAGCATTTCAAATCAATTAGAGCTTTTATTAAAGACACACCTAACTTAACTCAAGCTCTGGAACACACTACCCCATCACATTTCCATCCTTCTCCAGGCCTTGCTTTCTCCTCATCTTCTTTGCTTCCTTTGTCTTCTTCCAGTGCGCACTTGGGGTGGAGATTGAAATCACATTCTTCACAATAGAATGGCCACCAGTGTCCCTGCTTCTCACACCCATTACATCTATAAATGCCACGATTAGTGAGCACAAGCTCATGCTCTTCATGAAGGGCATGTTTCATCTTCTCAGGCCACCCCTTTGCCATCTCATACTGCGCCTCGATCTCCTTTATATGTTCTTCAGTGAAAGGATAAGCATCAGCCCCATGAATCATAACAAGATTTCTGGCTTCTGTTGTCACTGTCCGGCCAGTTGGTTCAACGGCTATGAGCTTGGGGATGCTCCTGACCTTGAAGGTGCGACCCAAGGAAGCTTTCCTTTTGTCCCCAAAGGGAAGTGCTAGCCATGGCATACCTGAAAAGAATTCATCAAAGGAGGCCTGATCCCTGTCACTAGAGATGAAAATCACTTCGAATGCTTCATCCTTTGCCTTAATATTCTGGTATGCTTCTATAAGTTTTGGTAGGAAAGCGCGGCATGGGGGGCACCAATGTGCTGAGAAATATAGGAGGATGTTCTTCCCCACTAGATCAGACACGGGAATCTGAAACAAGAGCAATTTGTCACTGATAACAAGCATAATGAGGGAGAGTATTGCAAACTGAAAAAAGGGACACAGGGCACCATGTTGCATCGAACAACATCACCTTTTAACCAAGATCCAAAAACAGATGTTCACGCATCTACTGAAAGAAGATCTTACCTTGACTCTATCTTTCCCGATCACAAAGTCTCTGTTCCCTGAAACCAAAATTGACTCCAGTGTCTGTGCTTCCCGTTTTGCCTTCTCAATCTCCTCAAGCTCTGCAAACTTCTCTGGGGTAAAAGGGTATGCCTGAATCCCATGTTCTTCGATTGCCTCGGCAACATTGGAGTGAAGAGTCTTTCCATCTGGCCCAATAACAACCAAAGTGGGCAGGGCTGAGAGCTCAAAGTAGCGAGCTAGTTTCGTACAGCTCCTGTCCTTGAAGGGCAATGCAAGCCAAGGCATGCTaccaaaatttgttttgaatgaTTCCATCTCATCATCAAGCGATATCATGACAATTTCAAAGCTCTCCCCCTTCGCCCTTAATTTCTTATAAACATCCACTAGCGTTCGAG is a genomic window of Vitis riparia cultivar Riparia Gloire de Montpellier isolate 1030 chromosome 1, EGFV_Vit.rip_1.0, whole genome shotgun sequence containing:
- the LOC117916797 gene encoding probable nucleoredoxin 1, which codes for MASENVDGVAHDLVPLLTREDRDFLVRCNGHQVKVESLKGKKIWLYFSASWCGPCRQFTPELVEVYDEFSSKGDFEIIFVSRDKGDQLFNEYFSKMPWLAIPFSDSDTRDHLKKLFKVRGIPSLAMLDESGKVLSSEGVEIIKDYGVEGYPFTAEKIKELKEKEETAKKEQSLRSILVSQSRDYVISTDGKRVPVFELEGKFVGLYFSLSSSKPRLQFTRTLVDVYKKLRAKGESFEIVMISLDDEMESFKTNFGSMPWLALPFKDRSCTKLARYFELSALPTLVVIGPDGKTLHSNVAEAIEEHGIQAYPFTPEKFAELEEIEKAKREAQTLESILVSGNRDFVIGKDRVKIPVSDLVGKNILLYFSAHWCPPCRAFLPKLIEAYQNIKAKDEAFEVIFISSDRDQASFDEFFSGMPWLALPFGDKRKASLGRTFKVRSIPKLIAVEPTGRTVTTEARNLVMIHGADAYPFTEEHIKEIEAQYEMAKGWPEKMKHALHEEHELVLTNRGIYRCNGCEKQGHWWPFYCEECDFNLHPKCALEEDKGSKEDEEKARPGEGWKCDGVVCSRA